The DNA segment CTGTGCGAGGCAGCGCTGCCTGACGGCCAGCCCTGCGGCCAATGCGCGGCCTGCCACTGGTTCAGCCAGGGCAACCACCCCGATTTCACCGTGGTGCGCCCGGAGGCGCTGGACGCCTCGGCCGAGCCCGATACCGACGAAGGCGGCAAGAAAAAAGCGCCGAGCAAGATCATCCGCATGGAGCAGGTACGCGCGTTGATCGATGCCGTTGGCGTTGGCACGCACCGGGCCGGCCTGCGCGTGGTGGTGGTGTATCCGCTCGATGCGCTGCAGACCGAGGGCGCCAACGCGCTGCTGAAGACGCTGGAGGAACCGCCGCCGTCGACCGTATTCCTGCTGGTGACCGATCGGCTCGACCGTATCCTGCCGACCATCCTGTCGCGCTGCCGCCAGTTTTCGGCGCAACGCCCGACGCCGGAGGCCGCGCTTGCGTGGCTGCAGCGCCAGGGCGTTGCCGATGCCGAAGCGCAGCTGGCCCAGGCCGGCGGCTCGCCACTGACGGCGTTGCACGCGGCCGAGGCCGAGGAGCAACCGCTGCAACGCCTGCTGGTCAGCCAGCTGGGTGCGGGCGCCGCGTTCGACGCCTCCGCCGCCGCCGAACAACTGCAGAAGCTGCCGGTGCCCGCCGTGCTTGGCATCCTGCAGCGCTGGACGTACGATCTGCTGAAGCTGCGGCTGGATGCCGCCGGCAGCACCGCGCCGCGGTATTTCCCCAAGGAGCGCGTCGCGCTGGCGCGCTGTGCCGCGGCAACCGACGCGCACCGGCTGCAGGCGTATGCGACGCGGCTGACCGCGCACCGCCGCAGCGAGAACCATCCGCTGGCGGCGCGGCTGGTGATGGAAGCGGTATTCCTGGAGTACCGGCAGCTGTTCCGATAGCTGTTCCGATAGCTGTTCCGATAAGGCAGCGCCATTGCAGGACAAAGCCAAAACAACAAAGCAACATCGTCATTCAGGGGGTCAACCATGAACACTGCAGTGACCGGGGCACCACCGGCCGCCCCGCTGGGCGCGCCGACCGGCAGCGGCGCCGCATCGCGTCCCAATGTGCTGTCCTTGTCGATCAAGGACCAGGCCGGACTGTACGCGGCCTATATGCCTTTCCTGGCGCGCGGCGGCATTTTCGTGCCGTCGAACCGGCCGTTCCGGTTGGGCGAGCAAGTGTTCCTGGTGCTGTCCCTGCTGGACCGGCCGCAGAAGTACCAGATCGCAGGCCAGGTGGCCTGGATCACCCCGGCGGGCACGCCGATGAAGACCCCCGGCGTCGGCGTACACTTCCCCGACGACGACAACGGGCGCAACCTGCGCCGTGCGGTGGAGGAAATCCTGGGCAAGCTGCTGGAGTCCGGACGGCCCACCCAAACCTTATGAAGATTGCGAAGATCGTTTCGCAGTGTATTGATTGTTAATGAATTCTTCCCGTTTTTCCCTGCGTATTGCCGAGCCCCGCGACCTGCCGGGCATCGTGGCGATCTATAACAGCACCGTGCCCTCGCGCATGGTCACCGCCGACACGGAACCCGTCACCGTGGCCTCGCGCCAGGCCTGGTTCGACGCCCACCAGCCGGGGCGCCGCCCGCTATGGGTGTGCGAGGATGCCGATGGCCGCATGGCCGGCTGGATGAGCTTCTCCGATTTCTATGGCCGCCCGGCCTATGGCGGTACTGCCGAGGTCTCGATCTACCTGGACGCCGAGCGCCGCGGCCAGGGGCTGGGCCGCTACCTGCTGCAGCAGGCCATCGACCATGCGCCCGCCGTTGGCGTGAATACGCTGCTCGGTTTCATCTTTGGCCACAATGCCCCCAGCCTGGGCCTGTTCGACGCGATGGGCTTTACCCGTTGGGGCGACCTGCCGCGCGTGGCCGTGCTGGACGGCGTCGAGCGCGACCTGATCATCCTCGGCCGCCGCGTGGATGGCGAGCAGCAGGCCTGAGCAGCCGAGAACCAGAGATTTCCCATGTTTGTTGATTCCCACTGCCATATCGATTTCCCCGAGCTGGCCGCGCGCCTGCCCGAACTGCTGGACAACATGCGCGCCAACCAGGTCACGCATGCGCTGTGCATCTCGGTGACACTGGAGGACTTCCCGCGCGTGCTGGCGCTGGCCGAGCAGCATCCCAACCTGTATGCCTCGGTCGGTGTGCACCCCGACTATGAAGAGGGCGAGGACCCATCCGTCGAGCGTTTGGTTGCGTTGTCGGCGCATCCGCGCGTGGTCGGCACCGGCGA comes from the Cupriavidus sp. P-10 genome and includes:
- a CDS encoding DNA polymerase III subunit delta'; this translates as MLYPWQKEDWKRLGILRERLPHALLIHGQQGIGKRDLALHFAQGLLCEAALPDGQPCGQCAACHWFSQGNHPDFTVVRPEALDASAEPDTDEGGKKKAPSKIIRMEQVRALIDAVGVGTHRAGLRVVVVYPLDALQTEGANALLKTLEEPPPSTVFLLVTDRLDRILPTILSRCRQFSAQRPTPEAALAWLQRQGVADAEAQLAQAGGSPLTALHAAEAEEQPLQRLLVSQLGAGAAFDASAAAEQLQKLPVPAVLGILQRWTYDLLKLRLDAAGSTAPRYFPKERVALARCAAATDAHRLQAYATRLTAHRRSENHPLAARLVMEAVFLEYRQLFR
- a CDS encoding PilZ domain-containing protein; amino-acid sequence: MNTAVTGAPPAAPLGAPTGSGAASRPNVLSLSIKDQAGLYAAYMPFLARGGIFVPSNRPFRLGEQVFLVLSLLDRPQKYQIAGQVAWITPAGTPMKTPGVGVHFPDDDNGRNLRRAVEEILGKLLESGRPTQTL
- a CDS encoding GNAT family N-acetyltransferase; its protein translation is MNSSRFSLRIAEPRDLPGIVAIYNSTVPSRMVTADTEPVTVASRQAWFDAHQPGRRPLWVCEDADGRMAGWMSFSDFYGRPAYGGTAEVSIYLDAERRGQGLGRYLLQQAIDHAPAVGVNTLLGFIFGHNAPSLGLFDAMGFTRWGDLPRVAVLDGVERDLIILGRRVDGEQQA